The Mesoplasma tabanidae sequence TAACTATTTTAAACCTCAACAAATTTTAGGTTTAACAGCAACACCAGAAAGAGAAGATAATAAAGATATCAAGACATATTTTGATGATGAATACGCTACTGAATTAAGACTATGAGATGCTATTGATCAAAAACTATTATGTCCATTTGATTATTATTGTATAGATGATACTAATACTAATTTACAAGGAGTTGATTTAAACTCTGATAAAGATATTTTTAAAGTAGTTAATACTGATTCTAGAAATGAATTATTATTTAAAACAATTGAAAAATATTTAGGTATTTATGCAAGACCAACAGCATTAATCTTTTGTGTTACTGTTGAACATGCTATTAATATCTCAAATTACTTAAAATCAAAGAATTTAAAAGCAGAAGCTTTAACTTCTCAAAACACAAAAGATCGTAAAAGAATCTTACATGAATTTAGTACAGGAAGAATTAACTATTTATGTGTAGTTAATATTTTTAATGAAGGAGTAGATATTCCTGAGATTAATACAATTATTTTATTAAGACCAACTAATTCAAAAACCGTATATTTACAACAACTAGGTAGAGGTTTAAGAAAAACTGAACTTAAAAATAAATTAGAAGTATATGATTTAATTTCTAATATAGATAATAAATATGATATTACTTTAGGAATTAGAAATTTATTTAATCCAGCTATTAGAAGTAGTAAGTCAATTAGTGCTAAAGAAGGTTTACCTTATAATTGCACAATTAACTTAGAAAAACATACAGAAGAAATTATTATTAATAGTATGAAGAGTTGATATTTAAATAAAAACTCAATGAAATCATATATTGTTGAATATTATGAAAGATTTAAAGAAAAAGCCCTTAATAACATATTGAGGGATTATGATTTAACTTTAATTGATTTTTATAATAATTTAGATAACTTATTTATACCAATTGCTAAACAAATTAATAAGTTTAAAGATAACGAAAACAACACAAATAGAAATAAGAATATTTTAAAACAGTTTTTATTTTTAAATAACTATAAAATTATTGATTATTTTTATAAAAGATTATCAAATCAATTGACACAAAATGAGATTAATCTTGATTTAGATAATTTATTAATAACTTCATGCTTATATGAAATAACTAGCATGGAAAAATTCTTAGATGTTTATCCTAATTATTTACAAATTAGCGATTTAGTTAAAAACTTTATTAATGAACATAAAGTAATAGTTGAAGAATTAATGATGATTCTTAAGTATAAACTTGAATTTGAAACATTAATATTTGAAAATGAAATAGAAGAAGGATTAAAATTAAATTCAACTTATACTGTAAAACAAGTTTTATCCTTAGTTAATCGCACTAACTTTTTACATTATCGAGCAGAAATGAAAGTTTTAACATTTCAAGCAGGCTATTTGACTTTTGATAATTCAAAACAAATTATTTTAGCTGATGAAGATAGTAGTAATTATGGTAAAAAGACTAAATATGATAAAGAAAATAACTTATTTTATTGATCATTACCTGAAAAAATGACAATTAAAAATAAAATAGTTAGTGATTTTGAAAATGAAAATATTAAAAAATACTTATTTATTCAAGATCAACAAAACTTAAGTAAAAAAAGTTTATATTTAAAGCTTTATAAATTTGTAGGTGTTGGTAAATTTGAAAAAATGTTAATAGATGATTTCCTTACAGCTGAATTTAAGAGTATATAATATCGAATAATAATAAAAATACTAATTATATTTAAATTTAAAAAAGCAAGTGAAAGAAAATAATATTAAAAGCTAAGTGACACTTGCTTTTTTTTTTTTTTTGTTTAAATCATAATAAGATAAATAACTAAGAGGGTACATTAAAATGAAAAAGCCAAGTTTTTTTAAATACTTTTTTTTGACAATATTTTTAACAGGTGGAATTATAATTGTTTCTGTTCAATTAGTTAATACTTCACAATTAAAAAATGATAAAAGAATCAAAATAAATATTTCAGATATTAAATTACTTTTAGAAAAAGAAATAAATAATGAAAAAATTGATATAAAAACAGCAATTGAAAAATTGAAAAATTTTGATTACCCAAATGTAAGAATTAAAGATGTCAAAGTTGAGCAAGCAAGCAGAATTTTTGCTGAGAAAACATTTATTGTCATAACTGAAATAACTGATAAAGAAAATTATAAGTGAGATAATGAATCTTTTGATGGTATTTTTAAAGTTAAGGCCAATCAAATAGGCGAATATTCAATTATAGATTTTAAAAAACTTAATGAAGAAATTAATAGTCTTGACTTAAATAAAATGTCTGAAAACCAAGCAATTGAAAAATTGAAAAATTTTGCTTATCCAAATGTAAGAATTAAAGATGTTAAAGTTGAGCAAGCAAGTAGAATTTTTGCTGAAAAAACATTTATTGTCATAACTGAAATAACTGATAAAGAAAATTATAAGTGAGATAATGAATCTTTTGATGGTATTTTTAAAGTTAAAGCCAGTCAAATAGGGGAATATTTAATTATAGAATCTGAAAAATTTAATGAAGAAATTAATAGTCTTGACTTAAATAAAATGTCTGAAAACCAAGCAATTGAAAAATTGAAAAATTTTGCTTATCCAAATGTAAGTATTAAAGATGTTAAAGTTGATCGAGCAAGTAGAATTTTTGCAGAGAAAACATTTATTGTCATAACTGAAATAACTGATAAAGAAAATTATAAGTGAGATAATGAATCTTTTGATGGTATTTTTAAAGTTAAAGCAAGTCAGATAGGTGAATATTCAATTATAGATTCTGAAAAATTTAATGAAGAAATTAATAGTCTTGACTTAAATAAAATGTCTGAAAAGCAAGCAATTGAAAAATTGAAAGATTTTGCTTATCCAAATGTAAGTATTAAAGATGTCAAAGTTGATCGAGCAAGTAGAATTTTTGCAGAGAAAACATTTATTGTCATAACTGAAATAACTGATAAAGAAAATTATAAGTGAGATAATGAATCTTTTGACGGTATTTTTAAAGTTAAAGCAAGTCAGATAGGCGAATATTCAATTATAGATTCTAAAAAACTTAATGAAGAAATTAATAGTCTTGACCTAAATAAAATGTCTGAAGATGCAGCAATTGAAAAATTAAAAAATTTTGATTATTCAAATGTAAGTATCAAAGATGTTAAAGTTGAGCAAGCAAGTAGAATTTTTGCAGAGAAAACATTTATTGTCATAACTGAAATAACTGATAAAGAAAATTATAAGTGAGATAATGAATCTTTTGATGGTATTTTTAAAGTTAAGGCCAATCAAATAGGCGAATATTCAATTATAGATTCTAAAAAACTTAATGAAGAAATTAATAGTCTTGACTTAAATAAAATGTCTGAAGATGCAGCAATTGAAAAATTGAAAGATTTTGCTTATCCAAATGTAAGTATTAAAGATGTTAAAGTTGAGCAAGCAAGTAGAATTTTTGCAGAGAAAACATTTATTGTCATAACTGAAATAACTGATAAAGAAAATTATAAGTGAGATAATAAAAATTTTGATGGTATTTTTAAAGTTAAAGCAAGTCAGATAGGTGAATATTCAATTATAGATTCTGAAAAATTTAATGAAGAAATTAATAGTCTTGACTTAAATAAAATGTCTGAAGATGCAGCAATTAAAAAATTAAAAAATTTTGATTATTCGAATGTAAGTATCAAAGATGTTAAAGTAGATCGAGCAAGTAGAATTTTTGCTGAGAAAACATTTATTGTCATAACTGAAATAACTGATAAAGAAAATTATAAGTGAAATAATGAATATTTTGATGGTATTTTTAAAGTTAAAGCCAGTCAAATAGGTGAATTAGAAAAAATGAATATTGATAAATCATTTAATCTATTAACTCAACTTGAAGAACTAAAATTTAATACTGAGGATGTTAATTCTTTACACGAATTAATTAAATCTATTTTATATTTGAATTTAACTAATTATGAGTACAAGTCTCTAAGTCTTGAATTTAACGAAAAAGAAATTAAAATTTCACTTTCATCTGAAGGAAAAGAAGTATTTAATGATTTTGGAAATAAAATATTCAAAGTAAAAAATGTTGAATTTTCTTCTCAAAATTCTAAAATCCTTCATGATTCTATTTTGCTTGAAAATGAAAAATTAATTGCTTATTCATATAAAGATAGTGATGATTTAATTAATAAAAATTCTAAAGAATGCTATCAAATAGGTTATAGTCAGGTATCTAATCAAAAAAATAGTTTCTGACAAGTTGCCAGAATGCCTTATACTATTGAAAAAGTTCCTAAATGAATTAGTAAAAATATTTTATATTTAGATTTCATGTTTAAGGACAGTAAAAATTTTAATCAAAATATTAATAGTTGAGATACATCAAATATATTGCAAATAAATTCTTTGTTTGAATGTGCAGTTTCTTATAATCAACCTTTAAATTTATGAAATACTAGCAAAATTAGAGAAATGAATAGGACTTTTGCAAATGCTACTTCATTTAATAATGACTTATCAAAATGAAATGTCAAAAATGTTTTAAAAGATAGACGTAATGAATTTGATCTAAATACACCATCTTGACAAACAGAAAAAAAACCTAATTTTTAAAAGGAGTAAATAAAATGAAAAAATTATTGGGACTATTATTAACACTATCAGTAACAACTAATGTAGTAGTACTAGCGGTTTCTTGTACTAATACAATTGGAATAAATGTGGATGCACGTAAAGAAATTTCAAAAGAAAATACTGAAAATATACTTAAAGAATCAGTTAAAGATGAAATGACAGAAGCTGAAGCCATCGAAGCATTAAATAATGCTTGAAAAAAAATTGAAGGTGTAGATTCTGGAGATG is a genomic window containing:
- a CDS encoding BspA family leucine-rich repeat surface protein; this encodes MKKPSFFKYFFLTIFLTGGIIIVSVQLVNTSQLKNDKRIKINISDIKLLLEKEINNEKIDIKTAIEKLKNFDYPNVRIKDVKVEQASRIFAEKTFIVITEITDKENYKWDNESFDGIFKVKANQIGEYSIIDFKKLNEEINSLDLNKMSENQAIEKLKNFAYPNVRIKDVKVEQASRIFAEKTFIVITEITDKENYKWDNESFDGIFKVKASQIGEYLIIESEKFNEEINSLDLNKMSENQAIEKLKNFAYPNVSIKDVKVDRASRIFAEKTFIVITEITDKENYKWDNESFDGIFKVKASQIGEYSIIDSEKFNEEINSLDLNKMSEKQAIEKLKDFAYPNVSIKDVKVDRASRIFAEKTFIVITEITDKENYKWDNESFDGIFKVKASQIGEYSIIDSKKLNEEINSLDLNKMSEDAAIEKLKNFDYSNVSIKDVKVEQASRIFAEKTFIVITEITDKENYKWDNESFDGIFKVKANQIGEYSIIDSKKLNEEINSLDLNKMSEDAAIEKLKDFAYPNVSIKDVKVEQASRIFAEKTFIVITEITDKENYKWDNKNFDGIFKVKASQIGEYSIIDSEKFNEEINSLDLNKMSEDAAIKKLKNFDYSNVSIKDVKVDRASRIFAEKTFIVITEITDKENYKWNNEYFDGIFKVKASQIGELEKMNIDKSFNLLTQLEELKFNTEDVNSLHELIKSILYLNLTNYEYKSLSLEFNEKEIKISLSSEGKEVFNDFGNKIFKVKNVEFSSQNSKILHDSILLENEKLIAYSYKDSDDLINKNSKECYQIGYSQVSNQKNSFWQVARMPYTIEKVPKWISKNILYLDFMFKDSKNFNQNINSWDTSNILQINSLFECAVSYNQPLNLWNTSKIREMNRTFANATSFNNDLSKWNVKNVLKDRRNEFDLNTPSWQTEKKPNF
- a CDS encoding DEAD/DEAH box helicase family protein; the encoded protein is MKEKLFTNKDEQKLLEEINNEILTSNEVYLIYPFISKSILNKISPTFEFCAKNNIQIKIISTTFDDLAQYNNLNELKLLANKYSNIKIKIEDNLERTSERIHIKASIFKRDYEFSTAIMGSSNLTVKGMISGREWNIKITEQNNKELINKMINEFDNLWNEEFVDFSDEFERELLIQKIKENQQAAIQSKIELLSNNLTKKYLYKFQKEIIDKLSYRRHINKNKNLVIMATGTGKTLVSAFDYKRQTEQAKKGFKILFLAHQREIVDQAIKTYRHVLENNEFGEVMYDGSINSDKPTHLFATIQTLSTRLDKFKPNDFDIIVYDEAHHIAANTFDKVFNYFKPQQILGLTATPEREDNKDIKTYFDDEYATELRLWDAIDQKLLCPFDYYCIDDTNTNLQGVDLNSDKDIFKVVNTDSRNELLFKTIEKYLGIYARPTALIFCVTVEHAINISNYLKSKNLKAEALTSQNTKDRKRILHEFSTGRINYLCVVNIFNEGVDIPEINTIILLRPTNSKTVYLQQLGRGLRKTELKNKLEVYDLISNIDNKYDITLGIRNLFNPAIRSSKSISAKEGLPYNCTINLEKHTEEIIINSMKSWYLNKNSMKSYIVEYYERFKEKALNNILRDYDLTLIDFYNNLDNLFIPIAKQINKFKDNENNTNRNKNILKQFLFLNNYKIIDYFYKRLSNQLTQNEINLDLDNLLITSCLYEITSMEKFLDVYPNYLQISDLVKNFINEHKVIVEELMMILKYKLEFETLIFENEIEEGLKLNSTYTVKQVLSLVNRTNFLHYRAEMKVLTFQAGYLTFDNSKQIILADEDSSNYGKKTKYDKENNLFYWSLPEKMTIKNKIVSDFENENIKKYLFIQDQQNLSKKSLYLKLYKFVGVGKFEKMLIDDFLTAEFKSI